One genomic segment of Naumovozyma castellii chromosome 7, complete genome includes these proteins:
- the NCAS0G02600 gene encoding uncharacterized protein (ancestral locus Anc_2.171): MHILLSRRRDQGKIALVSESFALIFKTMQGTESQSEKKALCGIELVTKNELRDQGFRKLSPHHIHGFIGLIDIEGLIFVGVITGRSKVAHPTPGETVDKIFAVDFFCLNDSTWDFVEIDTAGYPILDEVDTGTRDPKEGLQKHPCHELRKLLSNGSFYYSSDFDLTSTLQNRGFTNHSLSVDSFEDEYMWNSFLMQEIINYRDRLDDNYKQILDEEGFLTTVIRGFAESFTTYVKRLKITLTVISKQSWKRAGTRFNARGIDDEGNVANFVETELIMYSDEYCYALTQVRGSVPIFWEQDPSLINPKVQITRSAEATQPVFDEHFIRLIDKYGPVHIVNLLSTKSNELDLSKRYREHLRKSEKLTLNKDVFLTEFNFHRETAQEGFLAVKKIIPILRDSILDSGYFSYDVKNKEVLSKQQGIFRTNCLDCLDRTNLVQQTISLFVFRTFLNDFELINRNAYIEDEDFYIKENVLWADHGDQISQIYTGTNALKSSFSRKGKMSFAGALSDATKSVSRMYINNFMDKGKQQNIDMLLGRLPNQIVVQLFNPVNEYIDLKLKNLSNEYTSSSTANIFVGTFNVNGMSNRRADLSEWLFPIGNKFKPDMVVLGLQEVIELTAGSILNADYTKGSFWEKKVGECLNQYDEKYLLLRVEQMSSLLILFFVKSDKTNNVKQVEGSTKKTGFKGMTGNKGAVAIRFEYGNTSFCFVNAHLSAGASHVEERRKDYQSIIKNISFARSKKILHHDSIFWLGDLNYRIDLPNEEVRMILNGKGKHYIDELLENDQLTREINDGVIFQGFCEPTLQFEPTYKFDFGTDIYDSSEKARTPSWTDRIIYKGNNLFPLAYSAAPLRVSDHKPVYAAYRANVIFVNEVIKLDLTRKLYIDYKKNHIEEGSTNSETTMVDSNPRLEASTKVTLFNDNADTTTFKPKLMPNPTAKSSLTITQNIPPPPPPRANSSMKSRLLDIEDSTPSTTNLTPSKITLSTAVSISSKTPPPLPKSRKPDLPPRAIGSVSSTKLQETRPDLQDITNVKDLLDMDSDSTSDETKTDIQLGENIIIDSKEDLEIESKNDSKIRSTNKKIPPLIPAKKPQLESLKIDSWKPLHPQ, encoded by the coding sequence ATGCATATCTTATTATCGAGACGAAGAGACCAGGGCAAAATTGCCTTAGTTTCTGAGTCATTCGCACTGATCTTCAAAACAATGCAAGGAACAGAATCACAATCTGAGAAGAAGGCTCTATGCGGTATTGAATTAGTCACTAAGAATGAACTACGAGATCAAGGGTTTAGAAAATTGAGTCCGCATCACATACATGGTTTCATTGGGTTGATTGACATTGAAGGCTTGATATTTGTGGGGGTTATCACTGGTAGATCTAAAGTGGCTCATCCTACTCCGGGCGAGACCGTCGATAAGATCTTCGCTGTGGATTTCTTTTGTCTGAACGACTCAACTTGGGATTTTGTGGAGATTGACACCGCTGGATATCCTATCTTAGATGAGGTTGATACCGGCACGAGAGATCCTAAAGAAGGTTTACAGAAACATCCATGTCATGAATTAAGGAAATTATTGTCCAATGGGTCATTTTATTATAGTtctgattttgatttaacGTCGACGCTACAGAATAGAGGGTTTACCAATCATTCATTAAGTGTGGATagttttgaagatgaatatATGTGGAATTCATTTCTTATGCAAGAAATCATAAATTATAGAGATAGATTAGACGATAATTATAAACAGATCCTGGACGAGGAAGGATTTTTGACCACTGTCATCCGAGGCTTTGCAGAATCATTCACCACCTACGttaaaagattaaagatAACTTTAACtgtaatttcaaaacaGAGTTGGAAAAGGGCTGGAACGAGGTTCAATGCTAGAggtattgatgatgaaggaAATGTAGCTAATTTTGTGGAAACTGAACTTATAATGTATTCTGACGAATATTGTTATGCTTTAACCCAAGTCAGAGGAAGTGTCCCAATCTTTTGGGAGCAAGATCCATCATTAATCAATCCAAAAGTCCAAATTACTAGATCAGCTGAGGCAACACAACCTGTTTTTGATGAGCATTTTATTAGATTGATTGATAAATATGGACCTGTCCATATTGTTAACTTATTATCTacaaaatcaaatgaaCTTGATTTATCTAAAAGATATAGAGAACATTTGAGGAAATCCGAAAAACTGACTTTGAATAAGGATGTATTTCTTACAGAATTCAACTTTCATAGAGAAACAGCACAAGAGGGGTTTCTTGCTGTGAAGAAGATCATACCTATTTTGAGAGACTCAATATTAGACTCTGGTTATTTTTCTTACGATGTTAAGAACAAAGAGGTGTTGTCGAAACAACAAGGTATTTTCAGAACGAACTGTTTAGATTGTTTAGATAGAACAAATCTGGTGCAGCAAACAATCTCGTTATTTGTCTTTAGaacatttttgaatgattttgaGTTAATTAATCGCAATGCATACATAGAAGACGAAGATTTTTATATCAAGGAAAACGTACTTTGGGCAGATCATGGTGATCAGATTTCACAGATCTATACAGGAACAAATGCTCTTAAATCCTCGTTTTCTAGGAAGGGGAAGATGTCATTTGCTGGCGCTCTTTCAGATGCAACCAAATCTGTCAGTAGGATGTacatcaataatttcatgGATAAAGgtaaacaacaaaatattgatatgCTTTTGGGGAGACTACCTAATCAAATAGTTGTTCAATTATTTAACCCTGtgaatgaatatattgattTAAAGTTGAAGAACTTATCAAATGAATACACTTCTTCATCTACAGCAAACATTTTTGTCGGTACTTTTAATGTCAATGGAATGTCAAATCGAAGAGCTGACCTCTCAGAATGGTTGTTCCCCAttggaaataaatttaaaccTGATATGGTAGTCCTTGGACTACAAGaagttattgaattgaCAGCAGGTTCCATTTTGAATGCAGATTATACGAAAGGTTCCTTTTGGGAGAAGAAAGTTGGAGAATGCTTAAACCAATacgatgaaaaatatttattattaagagTAGAACAAATGTCGTCATTATTAATCTTATTTTTTGTGAAGTCAGATAAGACAAATAATGTTAAACAAGTAGAAGGCTCTACTAAAAAGACTGGGTTCAAGGGTATGACAGGAAATAAAGGTGCAGTAGCTATTCGATTTGAATATGGGAATACATCTTTTTGTTTCGTTAATGCTCATTTGTCAGCGGGGGCTAGTCATGTTGAAGAACGTCGTAAAGATTACCAATCtattatcaaaaatatatcttttgCAAGATCTAAGaagattcttcatcatgATTCAATCTTTTGGTTAGGTGATTTGAATTATAGAATTGATTTGCCTAATGAAGAAGTAAGAATGATCTTAAATGGCAAAGGAAAACATTATATCGATGAGTTACTAGAAAATGATCAATTGACAAGAGAAATAAATGACGGTGTCATCTTTCAGGGATTCTGTGAACCTACCTTACAATTTGAGCCAACGTataaatttgattttgGAACAGATATTTACGATTCTTCAGAAAAGGCAAGAACACCATCATGGACAGATAGGATTATTTATAAAGGTAATAACTTATTCCCACTGGCATATTCGGCTGCACCATTGAGAGTCAGTGATCATAAGCCTGTCTATGCTGCGTATAGGGCCAATGTGATATTTGTTAATGAGGTGATAAAGTTAGATTTGACCAGGAAATTATACATTGATTATAAAAAGAACCATATAGAAGAGGGTAGCACCAACTCAGAAACTACTATGGTAGATAGTAATCCTAGGTTAGAAGCATCAACGAAAGTTACCTTGTTTAACGATAATGCTGATACCACAACCTTCAAACCAAAACTGATGCCTAATCCAACAGCAAAATCAAGCTTAACTATTACTCAAAACATTCCGCCTCCGCCACCTCCAAGagcaaattcttcaatgaaatcAAGACTACTCGATATTGAGGATTCAACACCTTCCACGACTAATTTGACACCCTCCAAGATAACATTATCCACTGCCgtatcaatttcttccaagaCACCTCCACCGCTTCCGAAGTCTAGGAAACCTGATCTTCCACCCAGAGCCATTGGTTCAGTGTCCTCTACCAAGTTACAAGAAACACGACCAGACTTACAGGACATCACGAACGTCAAGGATCTTTTAGACATGGATTCTGACTCTACTTCAGATGAAACCAAGACGGACATCCAATTGGGAGAGAACATTATAATCGATTCTAAAGAGGATTTAGAAATCGAGTCGAAAAACGACAGTAAAATCAGGAGTACGAACAAGAAGATTCCACCATTGATCCCTGCCAAGAAGCCACAACTAGAGAGTTTGAAGATTGATTCCTGGAAACCATTGCATCCCCAATAA
- the MET4 gene encoding Met4p (ancestral locus Anc_2.174) yields the protein MPDQTNENRKNRSYSDDFVSLFGTDGGSNKPKDKNDNITNVNPSNLRTTFGSLQDHHDMPNNDITPNILLEQLAYVDNFLPSLERDFNNLDSWMMGDDNATTNNGHMNPSQLNAVTSYNNIDSFNLDDQLAAELSAFADESFIFPDEDKPAKDDEDDKKDEEKNEDEKRKSHFLTQRRNNFLTSQYDQSKSRFSSKNKIKNQHNEDNNDNEEQIPTDDHQITSFTPSPQNHDHGGFTNFDVITAPLTEAERTTSNSMLPPQQHVPIMPSPLNNTINNYQTTIQNNQWAPTHQQMPIHQSQSMSSISSTIHSSSTTSANPSNSTISWQPNRHQQQKQTPILSNIQMPDYSNIPTSTLISLLPRVKVPPGAYHSLIRAGFQPDQIDAISAIIAYNEQQKSHAALTNPNNNNNNNLNINDQLRTESGADVLLQLLSNGAPQKEQETSTVSHSTLPLKRNNQGVPLQSVSGNDKPPRSEDEKEGESSNKKAKLQKDKKQKEESLENSIRQLGDLALELQMKIHSLEMENKLLKKMVLESENEGGKEGMDKEDGKIKTND from the coding sequence ATGCCTGATCAGACGAACGAAAACAGGAAGAACAGGTCATACAGTGATGATTTTGTAAGTCTTTTCGGCACTGATGGTGGCAGCAACAAGCCGAAGGATAAGAATGACAACATTACTAATGTGAACCCCAGCAATCTAAGAACAACTTTTGGATCACTACAAGACCATCACGATATGCccaataatgatataaCGCCGAACATCCTTTTAGAACAGCTAGCATATGTGGATAATTTTCTACCATCCTTAGAGAGGGATTTTAACAATTTGGATTCGTGGATGATGGGGGATGATAACGCTACTACAAATAATGGTCATATGAATCCTTCTCAATTAAATGCAGTCACCTcctataataatattgacTCCTTTAATTTAGATGACCAACTAGCGGCGGAACTTAGTGCATTTGCTGACGAGTCTTTTATCTTCCCTGATGAGGATAAACCAGCaaaggatgatgaagatgataagaaAGATGAGGAGaagaatgaagatgagaaGAGAAAATCCCATTTTCTTACTCAAAGAAGGAATAATTTCCTAACTTCCCAATATGACCAATCTAAATCaagattttcttctaaaaataaaattaagaATCAACACAACgaagataataatgacaatGAAGAACAGATACCTACAGATGATCATCAGATCACAAGTTTTACACCATCGCCTCAAAATCATGACCATGGCGGTTTTACTAATTTTGATGTTATAACTGCACCTCTTACAGAGGCCGAAAGAACTACTTCCAACTCAATGCTACCTCCACAACAGCATGTTCCAATCATGCCGTCACCATTAAATAATACCATTAATAATTATCAAACTactattcaaaataatcagTGGGCTCCAACACACCAACAAATGCCAATACACCAATCTCAATCGATGTCATCTATCTCATCAACTATACATTCCAGTAGTACAACTAGCGCTAACccatcaaattcaacaataAGTTGGCAACCTAACCGGCACCAACAGCAAAAACAAACACCAATATTATCCAATATTCAAATGCCAGATTACTCCAATATTCCTACATCTACACTGATTTCACTCCTACCTCGAGTGAAAGTTCCACCTGGTGCATATCACTCTTTAATAAGGGCAGGTTTCCAACCAGATCAAATTGACGCCATCTCGGCTATTATAGCATATAATGAACAACAGAAGAGTCATGCGGCACTTACTAAcccaaataataataataataataatctgAATATTAATGATCAATTACGAACAGAGAGTGGTGCCGATGTTTTGTTACAACTATTATCTAACGGCGCACCTcaaaaggaacaagaaacaaGCACGGTCTCCCATTCAACTTTACCATTAAAGCGAAATAATCAAGGTGTTCCGCTGCAGAGTGTTTCTGGAAATGATAAGCCTCCAAGAAGTGAAGATGAGAAGGAGGGTGAATCCAGTAATAAGAAAGCAAAACTGCAAAAAgataagaaacaaaaggaaGAAAGTCTGGAAAACTCTATAAGGCAGTTGGGTGATTTAGCGCTAGAACTACAAATGAAAATTCATTCGCttgaaatggaaaacaaactattgaaaaagatggTATTAGAAAGTGAGAATGAAGGAGGAAAGGAGGGAATGGATAAAGAAGATGGGAAAATCAAGACTAATGATTAA
- the POL1 gene encoding DNA-directed DNA polymerase alpha catalytic subunit POL1 (ancestral locus Anc_2.176), which translates to MSSKEKRLENLKKLQAQRAGVDASDSEVSEEDKLYDEVDENEYRRRKRQALLQDDFVVDDDGVGYVDRGVDEWDGRDQYSSEDDDEVKDGVNDQKKKSKKNKKQISDLIRSQHSKTVLSGQVTNNTLKKKIAVDDFDDILGEFDTGDVEKQSFPKAIIPKNNLNVNKLPSSPSISLGKKRVSSSTIHSSNKKPKVEINSSINIDSSPLKSQHNKSLMNNDFAGLLDDVENSPTMVKQKVIPKEEEGDVTPVALDDDSDDDIIYKRRTMRSVTASREINLNSKSNPSTSPFVTAPATPSDITKTPFRKTLERQTSEHLVFPNKYSKEQIVNPENGKFQMFWMDFCEVNNSLILFGKIRTNDGNLISGMLQINGLCRELYFLPNTDKTPEEIHEEIIPLLLEKYGLHDIRAKPEKMKYAFELPGIPHESTYLKVLLPFQTPKSSNDLIPPDLSSETFNHVFGGNTNIFEAFAIQNKIMGPCWLEISNGDFNSLQNSSNCAVEVSVHKPQDIQVADNKTTPDLKCISLAVQTVMNSKENKQEIVAITISTYNNLSLDSPIPEDLQPNDIVTLVRPPHGEHFPPGLATLAGQKLKGKIRQFNMEKPLLACFCAMMKVLDADVIIGHRLENVYLDVLVHRMHDLNVPTFSSVGRRSRKTWPDRFGKGNQNMNHFYIRDLFAGRLLCDIGNEMGQSLTPKCQSWDLAEMYQVTCQHDHKPLDINYQNPQYHDDVNLLSMALQENITNSMIAAEVSFRIQMLSLTKQLTNLAGNAWAQTLGGTRAGRNEYILLHEFKRNGYIVPDKETNKMRSQRQQKKADEQGDGEVNTGAASKKAKYQGGLVFEPEKGLHKNYVLVMDFNSLYPSIIQEFNICFTTVERDPENIEELPEVPSTDIEQGVLPRLLANLVQRRREVKKIMATESDPHKRVQCDIRQQALKLTANSMYGCLGYVYSRFYAKPLAMLVTNKGREILMNTRQLAENMNLLVVYGDTDSVMIDTGCDNYADAIKIGNNFKKLVNDRYKLLEIDIDNVFKKLLLHAKKKYAALNVSIDKEGKERTVLEVKGLDMKRREFCPLSKDVSTHVLTTILSDKDPETALQEVYDYLENVKNKMENNEIRADKYKINMKLSKDPKAYPGGKNMPAVQVALKMRKAGRVVKAGSVITFVITKQEESEDKEIIPAADRAYALNEVMKKDSNLKPDPEYYLEKQIFAPVDRLLERIESFDVVRLSAALGLDSKKYLRRGENGGGTGNSIDSLQPLETTISDMERFAEVALLELSCPNCNIEFPFGGIIASNYYQMCYNGLQCKKCEHMFTPLQISSQLESCIRSHISLYYAGWLTCDDSTCGNATRQISVFGKRCLNDGCTGVMRYRYSDKQLYNQLLYFGSLFDREKNKNQELKPLYLTGDSDFPKDSLKESSIRALSEQNRELLEVNQGVVQKYLSDCGRRYVDMGSIFDFMV; encoded by the coding sequence ATGAGTTCGAAGGAGAAGAGattagaaaatttaaagaaattgcaAGCACAACGTGCAGGTGTCGATGCCAGCGATAGTGAAGTAAGTGAAGAGGATAAATTGTACGATGAAGTGGATGAAAACGAATATAGACGTAGGAAGCGCCAAGCTTTGTTACAGGATGACTTTGTTgtcgatgatgatggtgtTGGATATGTTGACCGTGGTGTGGATGAATGGGACGGAAGAGACCAGTATTCAAGTGAGGATGATGACGAAGTTAAAGATGGAGTAAACGatcaaaaaaagaaatcaaaaaaaaataagaaacaaataaGTGATCTAATTCGGTCGCAACACTCTAAGACCGTCTTGTCTGGCCAAGTCACCAACAACACtctaaagaagaagattgcagtggatgattttgatgatatcTTAGGTGAATTTGATACAGGTGATGTTGAAAAACAGTCGTTCCCAAAGGCcattattccaaaaaataatttgaatgtaAATAAATTGCCATCCTCTCCATCCATCTCATTGGGGAAAAAAAgggtttcttcttccacaATTCATTCTAGCAATAAAAAGCCTAAAGTCGAAATAAATTCAAGCATTAATATTGATTCTTCGCCGTTGAAGTCGCAGCATAATAAATCACTAATGAATAATGACTTTGCTGGTTTACttgatgatgttgaaaATTCGCCAACAATGGTTAAACAAAAAGTGATaccaaaagaagaagaaggggATGTCACCCCTGTCGCTCTTGATGACGatagtgatgatgatattatatacaaaagaagaacaatgAGAAGTGTTACGGCAAGTAGAGAAATCAATCTGAACTCCAAAAGCAATCCTTCCACGTCCCCATTTGTTACTGCACCTGCTACCCCTAGCGATATAACTAAAACACCTTTCAGAAAGACTTTAGAAAGACAAACATCAGAGCATCTTGTTTTTCcaaacaaatattccaaagaaCAAATTGTTAATCCAGAAAACGGCAAGTTCCAAATGTTCTGGATGGACTTTTGTGAGGTGAACAActctttgattttattCGGTAAGATAAGAACAAATGATGGTAATTTAATATCAGGTATGCTTCAGATCAATGGCCTCTGTAGAGAACTTTATTTTCTACCAAACACTGATAAAACACCAGAGGAAATtcatgaagaaattattccTCTTTTATTAGAGAAATATGGTTTGCATGATATTAGGGCAAAACCagaaaagatgaaataCGCATTTGAGCTGCCAGGTATACCTCATGAATCGAcatatttgaaagttttgCTACCATTCCAAACACCAAAAAGTAGTAACGATTTAATTCCGCCAGATTTATCAAGTGAAACTTTTAACCATGTATTTGGTGGTAACACAAACATATTTGAGGCGTTTgcaattcaaaataaaattatgGGTCCATGCTGGCTTGAAATAAGCAATGGGGACTTTAATTCTCTTCAGAACTCCTCAAATTGTGCCGTCGAAGTATCTGTTCACAAACCTCAAGACATTCAAGTTGCAGATAATAAGACAACTCCTGATCTGAAGTGTATATCGTTGGCTGTTCAAACTGTTATGAATTCGaaggaaaataaacaaGAGATTGTAGCTATAACAATATCTACATACAACAACCTTTCCTTGGATTCTCCAATCCCAGAAGATTTACAACCAAATGATATTGTCACTTTGGTAAGACCACCACATGGTGAGCATTTTCCACCGGGGTTAGCAACCTTAGCAGGTCAAAAGTTGAAAGGTAAGATTCGTCAATTTAATATGGAAAAACCTTTGTTAGCATGTTTTTGTGCTATGATGAAGGTATTAGACGCGGATGTGATAATTGGTCATCGTTTGGAAAATGTTTATTTGGACGTATTAGTTCACCGAATGCATGACTTAAATGTTCCTACTTTTAGCTCTGTCGGTCGTCGTTCAAGAAAGACTTGGCCAGATCGATTTGGTAAAGGGAACCAAAATATGAATCACTTCTATATTCGCGATTTATTTGCCGGGAGGTTATTATGTGACATTGGTAATGAAATGGGTCAGTCTCTAACTCCTAAATGCCAAAGTTGGGATCTAGCAGAAATGTATCAAGTAACCTGTCAACACGATCATAAACCATTGGATATTAACTATCAAAATCCTCAATACCATGATGATgttaatttattatcaatggCTTTGCaggaaaatattacaaaCTCTATGATTGCAGCAGAAGTGTCATTCAGAATCCAGATGTTATCGTTAACAAAACAATTGACCAATCTAGCTGGTAATGCATGGGCACAAACCTTAGGTGGTACAAGAGCTGGTAGAAATGAATACATTTTACTGCAtgaatttaaaagaaaTGGTTATATTGTTCCGGATAAAGAAACGAATAAGATGAGGTCCCAAAGACAACAAAAAAAGGCTGATGAACAAGGGGATGGGGAGGTAAATACTGGGGCTGCTTCAAAAAAGGCAAAATATCAAGGTGGTTTAGTTTTTGAACCAGAGAAAGGTCTGCATAAGAATTATGTTTTAGTGATGGATTTCAACTCTCTATATCCATCGATTATCCAAGAATTCAACATTTGTTTTACCACGGTGGAGAGAGACCCAGAAAACATTGAGGAATTGCCAGAGGTCCCATCAACAGACATTGAACAAGGTGTCCTACCGCGTTTATTAGCCAATTTGGTTCAACGTCGTCGTGAAGTGAAAAAGATAATGGCTACAGAAAGTGATCCTCACAAGCGAGTCCAATGTGATATTAGACAACAAGCTTTAAAATTAACCGCTAATTCCATGTATGGTTGTTTGGGGTATGTCTATAGTAGATTTTACGCTAAGCCATTGGCTATGTTGGTTACAAACAAGGGTAGagaaattttaatgaatacAAGACAATTAGCTGAAAATATGAATCTTCTAGTTGTTTATGGTGATACTGATTCCGTTATGATTGATACTGGTTGCGATAATTATGCTGATGCCATTAAGATTGGtaataattttaagaaGTTGGTAAATGATCGTTATAAACTTTTAGAAATCGACATCGAtaatgttttcaaaaagttGCTATTGCATGCAAAGAAGAAGTACGCCGCATTAAATGTAAGTATTGATAAAGAGGGGAAGGAGCGAACTGTCCTAGAAGTGAAGGGTTTAGACATGAAACGTCGTGAATTCTGTCCACTTTCCAAAGATGTTTCAACTCATGTTTTGACTACAATATTGTCTGATAAAGATCCGGAAACCGCGTTACAAGAAGTGTATGATTACCTTGAAAATGTTAAGAACAAAATGGAAAACAACGAGATCAGAGCAGATAAATATAAGATTAATATGAAGCTTTCAAAAGATCCTAAAGCCTACCCAGGTGGTAAGAATATGCCTGCTGTTCAAGTAGCATTGAAAATGAGAAAGGCAGGTAGAGTTGTTAAGGCAGGTTCCGTAATAACGTTCGTCATTACTAAACAAGAGGAGTCGGAAGATAAGGAAATAATACCTGCAGCTGATAGAGCGTACGCTTTGAATGAGGTTATGAAGAAAGATAGTAACTTGAAACCGGATCCTGAATATTATCTggagaaacaaatattcGCACCGGTGGATAGATTACtagaaagaattgaaagttttgatGTTGTCAGATTGAGTGCAGCTCTTGGACTAGATAGTAAGAAATATCTCAGGAGGGGAGAGAATGGTGGCGGTACAGGTAACAGTATCGATAGTTTACAACCCTTAGAAACAACCATCTCAGATATGGAAAGGTTTGCTGAGGTTGCTCTACTTGAACTATCATGTCCTAACTGTAACATCGAATTTCCATTCGGTGGTATTATCGCTTCTAACTACTATCAAATGTGCTACAATGGCTTACAATGTAAGAAATGTGAACATATGTTCACGCCACTCCAAATAAGTTCCCAATTAGAGAGTTGTATTAGGTCACATATCTCGTTATATTATGCGGGTTGGCTAACTTGCGATGATTCAACCTGTGGAAACGCCACGAGACAAATATCAGTTTTTGGTAAGCGTTGTTTAAATGATGGCTGTACTGGTGTTATGAGGTATAGGTATTCTGATAAACAATTATACAATCAATTGCTTTACTTTGGATCGTTGTTTGATAGagaaaagaacaagaaccaGGAATTAAAGCCCCTCTATTTAACTGGTGATTCCGATTTTCCAAAAGATTCATTAAAGGAATCGTCAATACGGGCCTTAAGTGAACAAAATAGAGAATTGTTGGAGGTCAACCAAGGTGTAGTccagaaatatttgagCGATTGTGGACGCCGTTATGTGGACATGGGGAGCATATTTGATTTCATGGTCTAA